The following proteins are co-located in the Rattus norvegicus strain BN/NHsdMcwi chromosome X, GRCr8, whole genome shotgun sequence genome:
- the Luzp4 gene encoding leucine zipper protein 4 — MMTNHEDEIRQLRHLETTNTEEEHNVESGAQSQSSRGQAVTPRCPQSRGHRRGSRGRNGNFFRQRYPANHPLIHLLRQVSRDHRTRRNGNQSEERQLQLQRNQFFFRRLHGLSQSNDHHVSRSHDHYSRRSHSRFRRPPVRSDRSHVYSGRTDNHTDRPHHNLSVGPQHDHSVRPHHDLSVGPQHDHSVRPHHDLSVRPQHDLSVRPQHDHSDGSHHDLNSVRPQHDHSVRPQHDNSNGVHHDHSVRLQHDNSNGPHHDHSVRPQHDNSNGLHHDLSVRPHHDFSDRLHHDLSVRSHHDLSVRPHHDLSVRPHHDLSGRPHHDFSSRQPHDLSGRPLHDYLGRPPHDHSGRPLNEGRPPHDNSGRPPHDHSGRPPHDHSGRPPHNYLGRPPHDNSGRPHHDNSGRLPHDHSGRSPHDHSDRPHHDHSGRLPHDNSGIPHHDNSGRPHHDNSGRPPHDHSGRSPHDHSGRLPHDNSGRAHHDHSDRPHHDLSVRVHHNHSDRPHHDYLGRPPNDHSARPPHDHPGGSHPEHSGRPNHDLSVRPYHDHSNRPNHDHSDRPHRNLSVRPLHNHSGRPNYDHAGRFHHGHSNRFHLSHTERAFPRHSGTAHHDHTERDNRAHRGRAHDNHTVLAHHNHDNRSHHDHSGRAYHGHAQNYQSWRARNNQTLRDRNTQSWRAHNNQSQRDRNNQSQRAHSNQSWRAHNNLSLRDRNNLSLRDRNNQSLRDRNNPSLRDQNNPSLRDRNNPSLRDRNNPSRRARNSQSRRARNNQSRRAQNNQSRRAQNNQSRRDRYDRSWRAGSNLSWVVHNQEERYHGRRGRIGAWDASPPESESETDRLSTIRERTEYLWAQERRRNEILNLNAGIEDGYSSAEESDESFDSCWRPEVDAEFVDGTYTAIKTLTRHPKGVRLNFDVGAQSNRTDLSLHARFTILRNLREARMNNRI, encoded by the exons ATGATGACAAACCATGAAG ATGAAATTAGACAGCTTAGACATCTAGAAACCACTAACACGGAAGAAGAACACAATGTGGAGAGTGGCGCACAGTCACAAAGCTCCAGAGGGCAAGCAGTTACTCCTAGGTGTCCGCAGAGCAGAG GACACAGACGTGGCAGTAGGGGAAGAAATGGTAATTTTTTCAGACAAAGATATCCAGCAAATCATCCTCTAATTCATCTG TTAAGACAAGTCAGCAGAGACCATCGAACAAGAAGGAATGGAAACCAATCAGAAGAGAGACAGTTACAACTACAAAGAAACCAATTTTTCTTCAGGAgacttcatggcctctcccaatCTAATGACCACCATGTTAGCAGATCTCATGACCACTACTCCAGAAGGTCACATAGCCGATTCAGGAGACCTCCTGTTCGCTCAGATAGATCTCATGTCTACTCAGGTAGAACTGATAACCATACAGATAGACCACATCATAACCTCTCAGTTGGACCACAACATGACCACTCAGTTAGACCACACCATGACCTCTCAGTTGGACCACAACATGACCACTCAGTTAGACCACACCATGACCTCTCAGTTAGACCACAACATGACCTCTCAGTTAGACCACAACATGACCACTCAGATGGATCTCACCATGACCTGAATTCAGTTAGACCACAACATGACCACTCAGTTAGACCACAACATGACAATTCAAATGGAGTACACCATGACCACTCAGTTAGACTACAACACGACAATTCAAATGGACCACACCATGACCACTCAGTTAGACCACAACATGACAATTCAAATGGACTACACCATGACCTCTCAGTTAGACCACATCATGACTTCTCGGATAGACTGCATCATGACCTCTCAGTTAGATCACATCATGACCTCTCAGTTAGACCACATCATGACCTCTCAGTTAGACCACATCATGACCTCTCAGGTAGACCACATCATGACTTCTCAAGTAGACAACCTCATGACCTCTCAGGTAGACCACTTCATGACTACTTAGGTAGACCACCTCATGACCACTCAGGTAGGCCACTTAATGAAGGTAGACCACCTCATGACAACTCAGGTAGACCACCTCATGACCACTCAGGTAGACCACCTCATGACCACTCAGGTAGACCACCTCATAACTACTTAGGTAGACCACCTCATGACAACTCAGGTAGACCACATCATGACAACTCAGGTAGACTACCTCATGACCACTCAGGTAGATCACCTCATGACCACTCAGATAGACCACATCATGACCACTCAGGTAGACTACCTCATGACAACTCAGGTATACCACATCATGACAACTCAGGTAGACCACATCATGACAACTCAGGTAGACCACCTCATGACCACTCAGGTAGATCACCTCATGACCACTCAGGTAGACTACCTCATGACAACTCAGGTAGAGCACACCATGACCACTCAGATAGACCACATCATGACCTCTCAGTTAGAGTACATCATAACCACTCAGATAGACCACATCATGACTACTTAGGTAGACCACCTAATGACCACTCAGCTAGACCACCTCATGATCACCCAGGAGGATCACACCCTGAGCACTCAGGTAGACCAAATCATGACCTCTCAGTAAGACCATATCATGACCACTCAAATAGACCAAATCATGACCACTCAGATAGACCACACCGTAACCTCTCAGTTAGACCACTTCATAACCACTCAGGTAGACCAAATTATGACCATGCAGGTAGGTTTCACCATGGCCACTCAAATAGGTTTCATCTTAGCCATACAGAGAGAGCTTTTCCTAGACACTCAGGGACAGCTCATCAtgaccacacagagagagataatCGAGCCCACAGAGGGAGAGCTCATGATAACCACACAGTGCTAGCTCATCACAACCATGATAACAGATCTCATCATGACCACTCAGGGAGAGCTTATCATGGCCATGCTCAAAACTACCAGTCATGGAGAGCTCGTAACAACCAAACACTGAGAGATCGTAACACCCAATCATGGAGAGCTCATAACAACCAGTCACAGAGAGATCGAAACAACCAGTCACAGAGAGCTCATAGTAACCAGTCATGGAGAGCTCATAACAACCTGTCACTGAGAGATCGGAACAACCTGTCACTGAGAGATCGGAACAACCAGTCACTGAGAGATCGAAACAACCCGTCACTGAGAGATCAGAACAACCCGTCACTGAGAGATCGGAACAACCCATCACTGAGAGATCGGAACAACCCATCACGGAGAGCTCGGAACAGCCAGTCACGGAGAGCTCGGAACAACCAGTCACGGAGAGCTCAGAACAACCAGTCACGGAGAGCTCAGAACAACCAGTCACGGAGAGATCGTTATGACCGCTCATGGAGAGCTGGTAGCAACCTGTCATGGGTGGTTCATAATCAAGAAGAAAGATACCATGGTCGAAGAGGAAGAATTGGAGCATGGGATGCATCACCACCAGAATCTGAGTCTGAAACTGACAG ACTTTCTAcaataagagaaagaactgaataCTTATGGGCTCAGGAACGGCGAAGAAATGAGATACTTAATCTGAACGCAGGG ATAGAAGACGGCTACAGCAGCGCTGAAGAGAGTGATGAAAGTTTTGACAG TTGCTGGAGACCTGAAGTTGATGCTGAATTTGTTGATGGTACATACACTGCCATTAAGACTCTGACACGCCATCCAAAAGGAGTGAGACTGAACTTCGATGTTGGAGCACAGAGTAATCGG ACTGATCTGTCGCTCCATGCTAGATTCACCATACTAAGGAATCTGAGAGAAGCCAGAATGAACAATAGgatatga